The window AATAAATGCGGGAATTGAACTGAAAAACCCACTCTTCAAAAGACATTTCAGCAAACAAAATATACCACAACACTTCTTGCATAAACTTAAAATAGCACTGGATgtttttaaagtgcactttATATCGTTCACAAGCCTAGAGCTGTCACAGAGATGTGTATGATTTCGTAAGAGACTTATTTCAGTGACTAAAGGAACATTTTATATGTGGCGAATTGGTTACAGCACCATTACAAGCCACAAATCCAACTATATAACATACCTGTGCCATATTCCACTGTCCTTGTTGACCTGGCTGCATGGCATACATGTTTTGAGGGGGCACCATGCCCTGAGGTCCCATCATGCCCGGGGCCAAGCCCATCACTCCTGGTTGTGCATTTCCCATGAAACCATTAGGCATCGTCATACCAACCATCATGCCTGTGTTCTGGCCCATCATAGCACCGCCCTGTCCCATGACGGCCCCCATCATAGTAGTGGGCGGCATAGCTCCTCCCATCCCGGGGAAGGCCTGGAAGTTCCCCTGTGGCTGCGCAGGGAACTGCATCTGAGATGGGCCCATGAACATCGCAGTCGCTGTGGGAGCAGAAACGCACAAAGATACACAAATAAGAAGATTTACACATGTTCAATATGTTCAAAGGGACAAAAACAGAAGCAGACCAGAGGACACTGACACACAAAACATCACAGACGGCAGAGAGCGATCAATATCTGCGCTAATGTGTGCAGTTCCTCGCCTCGAGCCCAGAGGAAATGGATCTTTGAGACAGAAGAGGTGCGCAGGATGAAAGGGGGCATCTAACGCGTCCTGATGGTGAAGAATTGGCAGTGCCTTCATTTGGAGCATCTGAGGTTTTGGGAAATGTCCTCTTTGAAGAGTAGGGCAGGCGAAGCAGGCAGCTTTAAACCACGTTCAGCAGTATCAGAGTGCTGAGACACGCAGTGCTTGAATTATTGATACCCCCATTAAAGCAGGGCTTCTCGAGAACCTCGCTTGCTTTTCTctttcactcaaacacacacacagccaaagCACCATTAGAAATGGACTCTGGATGCATAGCGCCATTTATAGATCTGTATTCTCTCGCTCAGTTCGCTCACTCTCTGAGGATTAAGAAAGTGGGACTCTGGGGGATGGATGTACCTTGCGCAGGCTGTTGTGGGACGGTGCTGGAGCCATACAAGGAGAGAATAGAGTCCTTGGAGAGAGGTTTCTTGGCCGAGTCCTCTGCTTTGCTGCTCCCGCTGGTTTCGCTGAACAGGTCCAGATCTCCCTGTGCTGGAGCAGCACTTCCTGT of the Puntigrus tetrazona isolate hp1 unplaced genomic scaffold, ASM1883169v1 S000000317, whole genome shotgun sequence genome contains:
- the LOC122333662 gene encoding stromal membrane-associated protein 1-like, yielding GVESVHGLKSTVSSALQVSSSKAAGSAQANSAGGAVAGATGTGSAAPAQGDLDLFSETSGSSKAEDSAKKPLSKDSILSLYGSSTVPQQPAQATAMFMGPSQMQFPAQPQGNFQAFPGMGGAMPPTTMMGAVMGQGGAMMGQNTGMMVGMTMPNGFMGNAQPGVMGLAPGMMGPQGMVPPQNMYAMQPGQQGQWNMAQVCYIVGFVACNGAVTNSPHIKCSFSH